In one window of Pseudobdellovibrionaceae bacterium DNA:
- the rpmI gene encoding 50S ribosomal protein L35, with product MSYKLKSHSGAKKRFRLKPGGKIKRKKQGLRHILSKKSSKRKRHLGIMTHVGPCEEKTMRELLLG from the coding sequence ATGAGCTACAAGCTGAAGTCGCACAGTGGTGCGAAAAAGCGTTTCCGTCTAAAGCCAGGCGGCAAAATCAAAAGAAAAAAACAAGGTCTAAGACATATTCTTTCTAAGAAATCGTCAAAGCGTAAAAGACACCTAGGAATCATGACTCATGTGGGTCCTTGTGAAGAAAAAACCATGAGAGAACTATTGTTAGGTTAA
- a CDS encoding TIGR02147 family protein: MENVTLRPIISTYQDPVDFIKSMLEYRRKSEPHFSVLKETQSLRKVSPALISLILKGKRRINPDRADELAKLLNLSASEKFYFKNWLQSLDAGFTEELTTPSAPIRSRKDTGIHLLNDWLNIYVKDLFMIAEIQKNPQLVYEKLSGIAPPPRIKKSMDFLLKYGYLKRTPQGHIVVDTNLDVAESPIPHRKIRQFHKKALSIASHNLEVYSVAERIANTFTLVLDQKQHEELRELITEFVEKLKLFAEKAPENNSHIQLYQLIINLSPTGGQPNDKVTDEN, from the coding sequence ATGGAAAACGTTACTTTACGCCCCATCATCAGCACTTACCAAGACCCCGTCGACTTTATCAAAAGTATGCTGGAGTACCGACGCAAAAGTGAGCCTCACTTTTCGGTCCTTAAAGAGACTCAGTCTTTAAGAAAGGTTTCCCCTGCGTTGATCTCTCTGATTCTTAAAGGTAAGCGACGAATCAATCCTGATCGTGCGGATGAGCTGGCCAAACTTCTAAATTTGAGTGCTTCAGAAAAATTTTATTTTAAAAATTGGCTGCAAAGTTTAGATGCCGGTTTTACTGAAGAACTCACAACACCAAGCGCACCTATTCGCTCGCGCAAAGACACTGGGATTCATCTTTTGAATGATTGGCTCAATATTTATGTCAAAGACTTATTTATGATTGCTGAGATTCAAAAAAATCCACAGTTAGTTTACGAAAAACTGTCTGGCATCGCCCCTCCGCCTAGAATCAAAAAGTCGATGGATTTTTTACTTAAGTACGGCTACCTCAAAAGAACCCCACAAGGTCATATTGTTGTAGACACCAATCTAGATGTAGCCGAGTCCCCCATCCCTCATCGCAAGATCAGGCAGTTTCACAAAAAGGCTCTAAGTATTGCCAGCCATAATCTTGAAGTTTATTCGGTGGCAGAACGAATTGCCAACACCTTCACTCTAGTTCTGGATCAAAAGCAACACGAAGAACTGCGCGAACTGATTACAGAATTTGTTGAAAAACTTAAACTATTTGCAGAGAAAGCCCCAGAAAATAACAGTCACATTCAGCTCTACCAACTGATTATCAACTTAAGCCCTACAGGAGGACAACCCAATGACAAAGTCACGGATGAAAACTAA
- a CDS encoding dicarboxylate/amino acid:cation symporter: MMKKVFKWQSLTFQVIFALIVGALLGLIINLTGTRDIAFVKDFVIFGAFDVGGQIFMRLLQLVVVPVVLVSLISGTAGLGDIAQLGRIGSRTLLIYILTTILALAIAITVAILIGPGRGFELSADAIKFEGAEAPPLSTLLVNLVPKNPIDALASGNMLQVIFLSILIGMALTLTGAAGKRILSIVEDLNVVVMKIVGIVIMFSPVGVFCLIAKVFSEQGLVAVMPLAKYFFTVLALLLVHLFVVYCIILKTFTGLSPVQYLRNIYDLLIFAFSTSSSNATIPVTMDTTENKLGVSNSVTSFVVPLGATLNMDGTSIMQGVATVFVAQAYGIDLSLSQYLMVIFTATLATIGTAGVPAVGLIMLSMVFNQVGLPVEGIGIIMAVDRLLDMTRTMVNVAGDSMVACVIGKSEKQLDEDIFYGRKAPTEEPVI; the protein is encoded by the coding sequence ATGATGAAAAAAGTCTTTAAATGGCAGAGCCTTACATTCCAAGTGATTTTTGCCTTAATTGTAGGGGCCTTATTGGGTCTCATCATCAATCTTACAGGCACTAGGGACATTGCATTTGTTAAAGACTTTGTGATCTTTGGAGCGTTTGATGTTGGTGGACAGATTTTTATGCGTCTGTTGCAGCTTGTAGTTGTGCCTGTGGTGCTGGTCTCCTTAATCAGTGGAACGGCGGGTTTGGGTGATATTGCGCAATTGGGTCGTATTGGAAGCCGAACGCTTTTGATCTATATTTTGACTACCATTTTAGCTTTAGCCATTGCTATTACTGTGGCCATTCTTATTGGCCCAGGTCGGGGCTTTGAGCTGAGTGCGGATGCGATCAAATTTGAAGGCGCTGAGGCACCACCCCTATCTACCTTGCTTGTGAATCTTGTGCCCAAAAACCCCATCGATGCTCTGGCTAGTGGTAACATGTTACAAGTGATCTTCTTGTCGATCTTAATAGGAATGGCTCTGACTTTGACGGGTGCTGCTGGGAAAAGAATTTTAAGTATTGTTGAAGACTTAAATGTTGTGGTGATGAAGATCGTAGGCATTGTGATTATGTTTTCGCCAGTGGGTGTGTTTTGCTTGATCGCTAAGGTGTTCTCAGAGCAAGGACTTGTGGCCGTTATGCCTTTGGCCAAATATTTCTTTACGGTTTTAGCCTTACTTTTGGTTCATCTGTTTGTGGTTTACTGTATAATATTAAAAACATTTACTGGATTAAGTCCCGTTCAGTATTTGCGAAATATTTATGACCTACTTATTTTTGCTTTTAGCACATCGAGCAGTAATGCCACGATTCCTGTGACCATGGACACCACAGAAAATAAATTGGGAGTTTCAAACTCAGTGACTTCGTTTGTCGTTCCTCTAGGTGCAACCTTAAACATGGATGGAACTTCAATCATGCAAGGGGTGGCGACAGTATTTGTAGCGCAAGCCTATGGCATTGATTTGTCCTTAAGCCAATACCTGATGGTGATCTTTACTGCCACGTTAGCCACAATCGGCACTGCGGGTGTACCCGCTGTGGGTCTGATTATGTTGTCTATGGTGTTTAACCAAGTGGGTCTTCCTGTCGAAGGCATTGGAATCATTATGGCTGTGGACCGTCTATTAGATATGACTCGCACGATGGTCAATGTGGCAGGGGACAGTATGGTGGCGTGTGTCATTGGTAAAAGCGAAAAGCAGCTCGACGAAGACATCTTTTACGGACGCAAAGCTCCCACCGAAGAACCTGTGATTTAA